In Candidatus Vicinibacter proximus, the following are encoded in one genomic region:
- a CDS encoding ribulose-phosphate 3-epimerase, whose product MPSHLISPSLLSCDFLRIGEEIEMINNSEADWLHLDVMDGSFVPNISFGLPVISAIKKVCTKVLDVHLMIREPEKYIRSFRDAGADQITVHYEACTHLHRTLQEIRNTGAKAGVAINPHTPVHLLFDVLEELDLVIVMSVNPGFGGQKFIYRSLEKIKALREEIISRNLDIDIEVDGGVGLQNAEKILQAGANVLVAGNAVFSAESPRKAIEQLKCIGVENLM is encoded by the coding sequence ATGCCTTCACATCTCATCTCTCCTTCTTTACTTTCCTGCGACTTTCTCCGAATAGGAGAAGAAATTGAAATGATTAACAACAGTGAAGCAGATTGGCTGCATCTTGATGTTATGGATGGATCCTTTGTGCCCAACATTTCCTTTGGACTTCCTGTCATTTCAGCCATAAAAAAAGTTTGTACAAAGGTTTTGGATGTTCATCTTATGATCCGTGAACCGGAAAAGTATATTCGTTCTTTCAGAGATGCCGGAGCGGATCAGATCACCGTACATTATGAAGCTTGTACGCATTTGCACAGAACTTTGCAGGAGATCAGAAATACAGGGGCTAAAGCAGGCGTTGCCATCAATCCCCACACACCAGTCCATTTGTTGTTTGATGTGTTGGAGGAATTGGATTTGGTTATTGTCATGTCTGTGAATCCCGGTTTTGGTGGACAAAAATTTATTTACCGTTCCTTAGAAAAAATCAAGGCATTAAGAGAAGAGATTATTTCGAGAAATCTGGATATCGATATTGAAGTGGATGGCGGGGTAGGGCTACAGAATGCAGAAAAAATACTTCAGGCAGGCGCCAATGTTTTAGTAGCTGGAAATGCCGTATTTTCTGCCGAATCACCGCGCAAGGCCATCGAACAATTGAAGTGTATCGGCGTAGAAAATTTAATGTGA
- a CDS encoding gliding motility-associated C-terminal domain-containing protein — protein MNCRYLFLLPLFTICRTLIAQCPEITQTTVTPACAPSCEMCEGEAFTINLRGVDLPNGGKIEYYFNDVPDFNPYNGQGTKFGSANITTPGGNCRICPELIGFMIDACGTEQLNEFIVIWTGSGFNTSNLIFDFDANNNVGAGNGDIGTSCGIASGNAGLVGGCMATSVGAGFNLPANAIWVVFTSAGANYAYDFSAVCGLGLKVYVSSSACSRSIGGFSNFTSTGIRTQTFSVNGCACGNTIMYDTDDPALMGNGDAWAGGITNGGCAASVSGAGNYVPAISVIDPFTYVIPKTWCDKTYEIVGIINPKPDPMCCMEEFTERFEITVKCPKAKPAGLEACEIGNGIATFNLENADMEVLDGNPGTVEYFKDAAGSIPITSPYNSSTGTIYARVVDGRCKSSPVAIKLTVVQMPFARSASDTLCEELFGIATFPLIDLINIIRGPNPGSKVTFYEDPTLASQIFPPFATSTTTIYAVTSNGDCESNPVPVNLIVRPSPVSRKSSDTICDLGDGTGIFDLEKLASKVTGGVKADSVVYFEDSLASISIKSPYRSSTKTIYAVVFEKGCRSIPVQIKLVVLKFNAIPLILDKICDDGNGNAEFDLENIKRILQNGDTTIKIEFYSDSLAQKIIQPPVWISNTDTIYAFASKENCSSNLVTIILEAISRPKANAAEMEKCADASGRAIFDLNEIKNLVNGGNGLFVGFAEDSLLKKLVSSPYTSSNDTLYGFTLDGNCFSKPVQIILKANPTPEFFPQKDTTVCGNFVLPEIKGKNLTVNVVYSTGPGGSGILYHAKDTIYQSGKVYLFDVNSGCIAEDSFNVLLSTPVNAGPNYNGSVCQGNTIDLNTLLNGADQGGYFVDPGNSNTLTGSTFNSSNQSGKTFNFTYILNAKGACPGDSSEIVVEVVESLSAGLDSSVTICDNEWLDLDSLRRNFNAGGIWIDTSSTGALMNTIWNASKSGPGKFQILYETGDGKICPKDNAAFTINIKSGIDIDPVTELIDCSYYVLPDIRGKNIPSDAAYYTGPNGTGQKFNSGDTIRTSTNLYAYATNPDYCTDQKPVVVSIEPLAETNYILRDLCAEDSLVIGGNIYNINRPKGRELLKSSQQTNCDSIVNIDLYFQAVINSKLKLDLCEGDFILVNNSRYDQFNAKGREVFNSGSFNGCDSIVDIELQYYPKPQADNYIDVCPGTSLSVNGSIYDAKRPEGTDTLRAASQNGCDSLVHTRLNFYKEAAFVFKRNLCKGDFILINGVRFDDKNSLLKDTLQNASFTGCDSLVDIRISFYPEATYDLKKTLCNNESITINGRIYNSSNPKGVELIKAGGQYGCDSIVNVDLSFQSEVKEIIRTDLCQGDTLTIGNKRYYENNLTSLDTIFGGAGGGCDSIVDVQVMLIRTPIGRLDTSLCKGETVVINGAIYDESHPSGFERIKLTGGTGCDSIVEINLDYVELKVNYTRVYQIGAGEQINLQVIPEFTPSLIQWLPSNSLTCSDCLNPIASPTADTDYTLILTDENGCQISLIISVKVVDDTDIFVPTGFSPNGDQVNDRFKIFSRNPNLTIEKLNIFDRWGELIYEETNVSIASQNGWDGTFKGLALNPGTFVFYLRIKETGRSLYGDINLVR, from the coding sequence TTGAATTGTAGGTATTTGTTTTTATTACCTCTTTTCACTATCTGCAGAACCCTAATTGCCCAATGTCCTGAAATTACTCAGACAACGGTCACCCCAGCGTGTGCTCCATCTTGTGAAATGTGCGAAGGAGAAGCCTTTACCATTAATTTAAGAGGCGTTGATTTGCCTAACGGTGGAAAAATTGAATATTATTTTAATGATGTACCTGATTTCAATCCATACAATGGGCAAGGAACAAAATTTGGATCTGCGAACATCACTACACCCGGAGGAAATTGCAGAATATGTCCTGAGTTGATAGGATTTATGATAGATGCTTGTGGCACAGAACAGCTGAATGAATTTATCGTCATTTGGACAGGATCAGGTTTTAATACAAGCAATCTTATATTTGATTTTGATGCAAACAATAATGTTGGAGCAGGGAATGGTGATATTGGAACATCCTGTGGTATTGCAAGTGGCAATGCTGGATTAGTTGGTGGATGTATGGCCACTTCAGTTGGCGCAGGATTTAATTTACCCGCCAATGCCATTTGGGTAGTCTTCACCAGTGCTGGTGCCAATTACGCCTATGATTTTTCTGCTGTATGTGGACTAGGTTTGAAAGTGTATGTGAGTTCAAGTGCCTGCTCAAGATCTATAGGTGGCTTTTCAAATTTTACTTCAACAGGAATTCGGACACAAACATTTTCGGTCAATGGTTGTGCTTGTGGAAATACTATTATGTATGACACAGATGATCCGGCGTTGATGGGTAATGGAGATGCCTGGGCCGGAGGCATTACAAATGGAGGCTGCGCTGCTTCGGTAAGTGGTGCCGGGAATTATGTGCCTGCAATCAGTGTGATAGATCCATTCACCTATGTAATTCCAAAAACCTGGTGTGATAAAACTTATGAAATAGTAGGGATAATAAATCCCAAACCAGATCCCATGTGCTGCATGGAAGAATTCACGGAGCGATTTGAGATTACGGTTAAATGTCCAAAAGCAAAACCTGCTGGCTTGGAAGCTTGTGAGATTGGAAATGGCATAGCAACTTTTAATTTAGAAAATGCAGATATGGAAGTCCTTGATGGAAATCCTGGCACTGTAGAATACTTCAAAGATGCTGCTGGATCTATTCCTATCACATCGCCCTATAATTCTTCCACAGGTACGATTTATGCCCGTGTTGTGGATGGCAGATGCAAGTCTTCTCCGGTTGCCATCAAACTGACTGTGGTGCAAATGCCCTTTGCTCGATCTGCCTCGGATACTTTATGTGAAGAACTTTTTGGCATTGCAACTTTTCCTTTAATTGATTTGATCAACATTATCAGAGGACCCAATCCGGGATCTAAAGTTACATTCTATGAAGACCCCACCTTAGCTTCGCAAATATTTCCTCCTTTCGCCACAAGCACGACAACCATTTATGCAGTTACTTCAAATGGAGATTGTGAATCTAATCCAGTTCCTGTAAACTTAATTGTCAGACCTTCTCCTGTGTCACGAAAATCAAGTGACACCATATGTGACCTTGGTGATGGAACGGGAATTTTTGATTTGGAAAAATTGGCTAGTAAAGTTACAGGTGGCGTCAAAGCAGACAGTGTTGTTTATTTTGAAGACAGTCTGGCTTCTATTTCCATTAAGAGTCCATATCGCTCTTCCACAAAAACCATTTACGCAGTTGTATTTGAAAAAGGATGTAGGTCTATTCCGGTACAAATCAAACTGGTGGTATTGAAATTTAATGCCATACCTTTAATACTGGACAAGATTTGCGATGATGGCAATGGCAATGCAGAATTTGATCTGGAAAATATTAAACGAATATTACAGAATGGTGACACCACCATTAAAATTGAATTTTATTCGGACAGTCTGGCTCAAAAAATAATTCAGCCTCCTGTATGGATTTCAAATACAGATACTATATATGCTTTTGCCAGTAAAGAAAATTGCAGTTCAAATCTGGTGACCATTATACTTGAAGCTATATCCAGACCAAAAGCCAATGCTGCTGAAATGGAAAAGTGTGCAGATGCAAGTGGGCGGGCTATTTTTGACTTGAATGAAATTAAAAATTTGGTAAATGGAGGGAATGGATTATTTGTAGGTTTTGCAGAAGATAGTTTATTAAAAAAATTGGTTAGCTCACCTTATACATCGTCCAATGACACCCTCTATGGCTTTACTTTGGATGGCAACTGTTTTTCAAAGCCCGTTCAAATTATACTTAAAGCAAATCCTACACCAGAGTTTTTTCCTCAAAAGGATACCACAGTTTGTGGAAATTTTGTGCTCCCTGAAATCAAAGGCAAAAATCTTACCGTTAATGTTGTTTATTCTACCGGACCAGGAGGAAGTGGTATCCTTTACCATGCAAAGGACACAATTTATCAGTCTGGAAAAGTATACTTGTTTGATGTAAATTCCGGTTGCATTGCTGAAGATAGTTTTAATGTTTTGCTTTCCACTCCGGTTAATGCAGGACCCAATTACAATGGATCGGTGTGTCAAGGAAATACTATAGATCTTAATACCTTGTTGAATGGTGCCGACCAGGGAGGCTATTTTGTTGACCCTGGAAACAGCAATACATTGACAGGTTCGACATTTAATTCATCCAACCAAAGTGGTAAAACATTTAATTTTACATATATCTTAAATGCAAAAGGAGCATGCCCCGGTGATAGTTCAGAAATAGTTGTAGAAGTGGTCGAATCCCTTTCCGCGGGCTTGGATTCCAGTGTTACCATCTGTGATAATGAATGGCTTGATTTGGATAGTCTCAGACGCAATTTTAATGCAGGAGGCATTTGGATAGATACTTCCTCAACAGGTGCGTTAATGAATACCATTTGGAATGCCTCTAAATCCGGCCCTGGAAAATTTCAAATTCTATATGAGACCGGGGATGGAAAAATTTGTCCAAAAGACAATGCTGCTTTCACCATAAATATTAAATCAGGGATTGATATAGACCCAGTGACTGAATTGATCGATTGTTCCTATTATGTGCTCCCGGATATCCGTGGCAAAAACATTCCTTCCGATGCAGCTTACTATACCGGACCAAATGGGACAGGGCAAAAATTTAATTCCGGAGATACGATCCGGACTTCAACAAATCTTTATGCATATGCCACAAATCCGGATTATTGCACGGATCAAAAGCCGGTGGTTGTTTCTATTGAACCATTGGCGGAAACGAATTATATTTTAAGAGATCTATGTGCAGAAGACTCTTTAGTGATTGGTGGCAATATATATAACATCAACCGGCCAAAAGGCAGGGAGCTTTTAAAATCAAGTCAGCAAACAAATTGCGATTCTATAGTCAATATTGATCTTTACTTCCAGGCAGTGATAAACTCAAAACTCAAGCTAGATCTATGCGAGGGAGATTTTATTTTGGTTAACAATTCCCGTTATGATCAATTTAATGCAAAAGGAAGAGAGGTATTTAATTCCGGATCTTTTAATGGTTGTGACAGCATTGTAGACATTGAACTTCAATATTACCCAAAACCCCAGGCAGATAATTACATTGATGTTTGCCCTGGCACAAGCTTATCTGTCAACGGCAGCATCTATGATGCAAAAAGACCAGAAGGTACCGACACCTTAAGGGCTGCTTCACAGAATGGATGTGATAGTTTGGTTCACACGCGATTAAATTTCTACAAAGAAGCTGCATTTGTATTTAAGCGCAACTTATGCAAAGGGGATTTTATCTTGATTAACGGCGTTAGATTTGATGACAAAAATTCATTGCTGAAAGACACTTTGCAAAATGCCTCTTTTACAGGTTGCGACAGTCTTGTTGACATTCGAATCAGTTTTTACCCAGAGGCAACTTATGATTTAAAAAAGACACTATGTAATAATGAATCCATAACCATTAATGGAAGAATCTACAATTCATCCAATCCTAAAGGTGTAGAACTTATTAAGGCCGGAGGACAATACGGATGTGACTCTATTGTAAACGTTGACCTCAGCTTCCAATCAGAAGTAAAAGAAATCATTCGGACAGATTTGTGCCAGGGAGATACCCTAACCATTGGCAACAAGAGATATTACGAAAATAATCTGACCAGTTTGGACACGATATTCGGAGGTGCAGGTGGCGGATGTGACAGCATAGTGGATGTGCAGGTAATGCTAATCCGCACGCCAATTGGCAGGCTGGATACTTCCCTCTGTAAAGGTGAAACTGTTGTGATCAATGGCGCCATTTATGATGAAAGTCATCCAAGTGGTTTTGAGAGAATAAAATTAACAGGAGGAACAGGATGTGATTCTATTGTAGAAATTAATCTTGATTATGTCGAATTAAAGGTTAATTATACCCGGGTTTACCAAATCGGAGCAGGGGAGCAAATAAATCTTCAGGTGATTCCAGAGTTTACGCCATCACTAATACAATGGCTACCTTCTAACAGTTTAACTTGTTCAGATTGTTTAAATCCAATCGCCTCTCCCACAGCTGATACTGATTATACCCTAATTTTGACAGACGAAAACGGTTGTCAAATTAGTCTGATTATTTCTGTAAAAGTGGTAGATGACACAGACATTTTTGTGCCCACTGGATTTTCTCCAAATGGTGATCAGGTTAACGATAGATTTAAAATTTTTAGCAGAAATCCGAATTTGACGATTGAAAAATTAAACATTTTCGATCGGTGGGGGGAATTGATTTATGAAGAAACCAATGTCTCGATAGCCTCTCAAAATGGCTGGGACGGCACATTTAAGGGCCTTGCACTTAATCCGGGGACATTTGTATTTTACTTAAGAATCAAAGAGACCGGCCGCAGCTTATATGGTGACATTAACCTTGTCAGATAA